The proteins below are encoded in one region of Bremerella sp. P1:
- the pepF gene encoding oligoendopeptidase F — translation MAKTAKAAKKSVKKLLTRDQVATGDTWDLSSLYPDPEAWEKDFKKLAKKEAGFEKFRGTLAKGPKELLACLKFDTEVDRLGEKLGIYAFLKTTEDQANDDSQRRMARFQAVASKLGQAASYMAPEIQAIPAKRLQELMDDPVLKGYRLVLERMTRYKKYTLGKKEERILAMQSEMAGAAGKAFRQLLDADMKFGNVKNENGEEQELTNSTLMEFLLSPERKVRKKAFEQYYQQFEGHENTLAATLSGSIQKDVYYAKVRGYESARGQALYADNIPESVYDNLIDSVHNHLPAVHRYFELRRRKMKLKDIHHYDTYVPILNNIKKKHTWDEAVDVIMDAMIPLGPEYCDVLKDGLTKARWCDRYPNAGKQSGAFSCGSFDAAPFILMNYKKDVLDDVFTLAHEAGHSMHSYYSAKSQPYQYYNYVIFVAEVASTFNEQLLSQHLQENAENDLERAYLINRDIDAIRGTIIRQTMFAEFEKITHAMCEAGEPLTSKSLQEVYQGLLERYFGPDFVIDPQLKLECLRIPHFYRAFYVYKYATGLSAAIALSMRVLNGGKAELDDYLSFLKGGCSKYPLDLLRDAGVDMESPKPVDMALSHFESLVDQLNDLL, via the coding sequence ATGGCCAAGACTGCCAAAGCAGCGAAGAAGTCTGTCAAAAAGCTCCTCACACGCGACCAGGTTGCCACCGGTGATACCTGGGATTTAAGCAGCCTTTATCCTGACCCCGAAGCATGGGAGAAAGACTTCAAAAAGCTGGCCAAGAAGGAAGCCGGCTTCGAGAAGTTTCGTGGCACGTTGGCCAAAGGTCCCAAGGAACTGTTGGCCTGCCTGAAGTTCGATACCGAAGTCGACCGTCTTGGCGAGAAGCTCGGCATCTATGCGTTTCTGAAAACGACCGAAGACCAGGCCAACGATGACAGCCAACGCCGCATGGCTCGCTTTCAAGCCGTGGCCAGCAAGCTCGGTCAGGCTGCCAGTTACATGGCTCCGGAAATCCAAGCCATTCCGGCCAAGCGTCTGCAGGAACTGATGGACGATCCGGTCCTCAAAGGCTATCGCCTCGTCCTGGAACGCATGACGCGTTACAAGAAGTACACGCTGGGCAAAAAGGAAGAACGCATCCTGGCCATGCAAAGCGAAATGGCAGGGGCCGCCGGCAAAGCGTTCCGTCAACTGCTCGATGCCGACATGAAGTTCGGTAACGTCAAAAACGAAAATGGCGAAGAGCAGGAACTGACCAACTCGACCCTGATGGAATTCCTTCTTTCGCCGGAACGTAAGGTTCGCAAGAAGGCCTTCGAACAGTACTACCAACAGTTTGAAGGACACGAGAACACCCTCGCCGCGACCCTTTCCGGTTCGATCCAGAAAGACGTCTATTACGCCAAGGTCCGCGGTTACGAAAGTGCTCGTGGTCAGGCCCTTTACGCGGACAACATTCCCGAGTCGGTCTACGACAACCTGATCGATTCGGTCCACAACCATCTGCCGGCCGTGCATCGCTACTTCGAGCTGCGTCGCCGCAAGATGAAGCTGAAGGACATCCATCACTACGACACCTACGTGCCGATCTTGAACAACATCAAGAAGAAGCACACCTGGGACGAAGCGGTCGACGTGATCATGGATGCCATGATTCCACTCGGTCCGGAATACTGCGACGTGCTGAAGGATGGCCTCACCAAGGCCCGCTGGTGCGATCGTTACCCCAACGCCGGCAAGCAAAGCGGCGCGTTCAGCTGTGGCAGCTTCGACGCGGCTCCGTTCATCCTGATGAACTACAAAAAGGATGTGCTGGACGACGTGTTCACCCTGGCTCACGAGGCCGGGCACTCGATGCACAGCTATTACTCGGCTAAGAGCCAGCCGTACCAGTACTACAACTACGTGATCTTCGTCGCGGAAGTGGCCAGTACGTTCAACGAGCAGCTACTGAGCCAGCACCTGCAAGAGAACGCCGAGAACGACCTCGAACGGGCCTACCTCATCAACCGCGACATCGACGCCATCCGCGGCACGATCATTCGCCAAACGATGTTCGCCGAGTTCGAGAAGATCACCCACGCCATGTGCGAAGCAGGCGAACCTCTCACGTCGAAGTCGCTGCAGGAAGTCTACCAAGGCCTCCTGGAACGTTACTTCGGTCCTGACTTCGTCATCGATCCGCAGTTGAAGCTCGAATGCCTCCGCATCCCGCACTTCTACCGGGCGTTCTACGTTTATAAGTACGCGACCGGTTTGTCCGCTGCGATCGCCCTGAGCATGCGAGTGCTCAACGGCGGCAAGGCCGAACTGGACGACTACCTCTCGTTCCTCAAGGGCGGCTGCTCGAAGTATCCGCTGGATCTCTTGCGAGATGCCGGCGTCGATATGGAAAGCCCCAAGCCGGTCGATATGGCCCTGAGCCACTTCGAGAGCCTGGTCGATCAGTTGAACGACTTGCTGTAA
- a CDS encoding transposase, which yields MSRRLPTTEVQALLAQMERCMIAVDDFGFVMLVDGKPQMVSHCSKDPDARWGRARRGYGKGYKVHAIYGSSSMPLAWDVEPLNVAETPVAVRLLPILGRGGGYLVADRGYDSNQLHDAAMEAGYQLVAEKLRPGKGLGHCRHSPGRIRCFALLEQEFGRALIRFRNQVERRFAWLGNHAGGLEPLPNWARRIHRVREWVQAKLLIHAMYMLLNLHPPPLAGE from the coding sequence ATGAGCCGACGCTTGCCAACCACGGAAGTTCAGGCACTGCTCGCTCAAATGGAACGGTGCATGATCGCGGTGGACGATTTCGGTTTTGTCATGCTCGTTGATGGCAAGCCGCAAATGGTGAGTCATTGCAGCAAGGATCCCGATGCCCGTTGGGGCCGCGCACGACGCGGCTACGGCAAGGGCTACAAGGTCCACGCGATCTACGGCTCGAGCAGCATGCCGCTGGCCTGGGATGTCGAACCGCTCAACGTGGCCGAAACGCCGGTTGCAGTTCGGCTTCTCCCGATCCTAGGGAGAGGCGGAGGCTATCTAGTGGCTGATCGTGGATACGACAGCAACCAGCTCCACGACGCGGCGATGGAAGCCGGTTATCAACTGGTGGCCGAAAAACTGCGACCAGGAAAAGGCTTGGGGCATTGCCGCCACAGCCCAGGACGAATTCGCTGTTTCGCCCTACTAGAGCAGGAGTTCGGTCGCGCCCTAATACGGTTCCGGAACCAGGTCGAACGAAGATTCGCCTGGCTTGGCAATCACGCCGGAGGCCTCGAACCACTACCCAACTGGGCTCGACGAATACACCGCGTCCGCGAGTGGGTTCAAGCCAAACTTCTGATCCATGCCATGTACATGCTCCTCAACCTTCATCCTCCACCGCTAGCTGGTGAATAA
- a CDS encoding M28 family peptidase has translation MNNNEKQALQERLFKHVDCLAGLIGPRCFQRAGSMDATMGYLRQQWSEMGYTIQEEPFNALSDIATNFVVETPGTRRADEIVVLGGHYDTVRSTPGADDNASAVAVLLEVSRLLKDHVGKRTARYVAFACEEPPYFNVNEMGSQHHARSSKERGDNIVGMLCLEMVGYFKDEPGSQPYPEEIPKWLTWPLPTRGNFLTALGNLASWKLAYQFHRGFKRGSRLPLWALALPDKFEFIFLSDNRAFWEQGYPALMLTDTAFVRNPNYHQASDTPDTLDYERMAEVALGVASAMKRLLK, from the coding sequence ATGAACAACAACGAGAAGCAAGCCCTGCAAGAGCGGCTGTTTAAGCATGTCGATTGCCTGGCCGGTTTGATTGGCCCGCGTTGTTTCCAAAGAGCTGGCTCGATGGATGCGACCATGGGCTACTTGCGCCAGCAGTGGTCAGAGATGGGCTATACGATCCAAGAGGAACCCTTCAACGCGCTGTCCGACATCGCCACGAACTTCGTTGTCGAAACGCCAGGCACCCGCCGCGCCGATGAAATCGTCGTGCTGGGCGGACACTACGACACGGTGCGTTCGACACCGGGTGCCGACGACAACGCTTCGGCCGTGGCCGTGCTATTGGAAGTGAGCCGACTGCTGAAAGATCACGTCGGTAAGCGTACCGCGCGGTACGTCGCGTTTGCCTGTGAAGAGCCTCCCTATTTCAACGTGAACGAAATGGGCAGCCAGCACCATGCGCGGTCGTCAAAAGAGCGCGGCGACAACATCGTCGGCATGCTCTGCCTGGAGATGGTGGGCTACTTCAAGGACGAGCCCGGCTCGCAGCCCTACCCCGAAGAGATCCCCAAGTGGCTGACCTGGCCGCTACCCACGCGGGGCAACTTTCTGACGGCGCTGGGGAACCTGGCTTCGTGGAAGCTGGCGTATCAGTTTCATCGCGGGTTCAAACGGGGCTCGCGGTTGCCGCTGTGGGCGCTTGCGCTGCCGGACAAATTTGAGTTCATCTTTCTGAGCGATAACCGGGCGTTCTGGGAACAGGGCTATCCGGCGCTGATGCTGACCGACACGGCCTTCGTACGGAATCCCAACTACCATCAAGCGAGCGATACGCCGGACACGCTCGATTACGAGCGAATGGCCGAAGTGGCCCTCGGCGTTGCATCGGCCATGAAGCGGCTTTTAAAATAG
- a CDS encoding sugar phosphate isomerase/epimerase family protein, which yields MARAVTMFTGQWADMKLDDMAKTMKGFGFDGLELACWGDHFEVDRAVTEDDYCDKKREQLDKYDLGCWSISTHLCGQAVCDIIDERHKSILPESVWGDGDPAGVNDRAAEAVKNAARAAQKFGVPVVNGFTGSSIWHLLYSFPPVPPKMIDDGFKLFADRWNPIMDVFGECGIKFGLEVHPTEIAFDIYSAEKALDAIGHREEFGFNFDPSHLLWQGIDPVEFIRYFPDRIYHVHIKDAITTLNGRSGILGSHIDFGDHRRGWNFRSPGHGGVNFEEIIRALNDIKYTGPLSIEWEDSGMDRLHGAEESCEFVRSIDFAPSDVAFDSAFDKEKQ from the coding sequence ATGGCTCGCGCAGTCACGATGTTCACCGGCCAATGGGCCGATATGAAACTGGACGATATGGCCAAGACCATGAAAGGGTTTGGTTTTGACGGTCTCGAATTAGCTTGCTGGGGGGACCACTTTGAAGTGGATCGCGCCGTCACCGAAGATGACTACTGCGATAAGAAACGCGAGCAGCTCGACAAATACGACCTGGGTTGCTGGTCGATCAGTACTCACCTTTGCGGCCAGGCCGTTTGCGACATCATCGACGAACGTCACAAGTCGATCCTGCCGGAATCGGTCTGGGGCGATGGCGATCCGGCCGGCGTGAACGATCGTGCTGCCGAAGCCGTGAAGAACGCTGCCCGGGCTGCTCAGAAGTTCGGTGTGCCGGTCGTCAACGGCTTCACCGGCAGCAGCATCTGGCACCTCCTGTATAGCTTTCCGCCGGTTCCTCCGAAGATGATCGACGACGGCTTTAAGCTGTTTGCGGATCGCTGGAATCCGATCATGGATGTCTTCGGCGAATGCGGTATCAAGTTCGGCCTGGAAGTCCACCCAACCGAAATCGCCTTCGACATCTACAGTGCCGAAAAGGCCTTGGATGCGATCGGCCATCGCGAAGAGTTCGGCTTTAACTTCGACCCAAGCCACCTGCTGTGGCAAGGCATCGATCCAGTCGAGTTCATTCGTTACTTCCCCGACCGCATTTATCACGTCCACATCAAGGACGCGATCACGACCCTCAACGGACGCAGTGGCATCCTGGGCAGCCACATCGACTTCGGCGATCACCGCCGCGGTTGGAACTTCCGCAGCCCTGGCCATGGTGGCGTGAACTTTGAAGAGATCATCCGCGCCTTGAACGACATCAAGTACACCGGCCCGCTGAGCATCGAATGGGAAGACAGCGGCATGGATCGTCTGCACGGTGCCGAAGAGTCGTGCGAGTTCGTCCGCAGCATCGACTTCGCCCCAAGCGACGTGGCGTTCGATTCGGCGTTCGACAAAGAAAAGCAATAA